DNA from Apostichopus japonicus isolate 1M-3 chromosome 15, ASM3797524v1, whole genome shotgun sequence:
ctccatcttatttctttttgttcatGCTTTCTTGTTTGTACATTTTTACGTCTTTTATGAATCATTTTTTATGTgtactatttataaattttataatttatactggaatagagaaattgaaattgaaattgaaatatcatcaaaaaatatatatatactaagaaATGCAAATACGAATTTGCTTATACTGATTTACACGTAAAAACAACTTCATTGAGCTAGGTGATGAAAGGTTGTATGCATGCAGAAGAATATAcctgaagtatatatataatcacaCCAATCAGGTTACAGCTTCGAAAtcgtttttacttttttcaCAGATTGTCCTGACATTACTGTTTACGCCCATCATGGATCCGACGCACTCATAAATTGTTACTCCCCTCAGTCTCAAAGGGTTTATTGGTACGATTCAGCGTCACGTAATGCTCGACCAATCGCAAGTCTTGAAGGAGGCCGGAAGGCGGAGTCAGGAGTCTCTGCTGGGAAATACGATATTACCAATACTTGTGGTCTGCTGATAAGGAATACTACTTTCAGCGACGAAAAAACATACCGTGTTATAGTTATTGTATCcaatatacatacattaacaACAGACCAGGAAGTCGTTATTTATGGTAAGTCAGTGTTGTACATGAATTTACAAGAATAACCCTGGCAGTAAACTGCGATTATTTTGACCTGCCTTAGAAATTCGGTCCTGAGTTAATACCTACCAAACTCAGTAACATAATGTACCATGTATAATCCAGTTTtctaagaaagaagaaaagtaaataGGCCTGTGTTGGAATGCATAAGTTATAGTTTCTAATGTGTTGTTtgtagcaggatcttcttcaacgACAAACTGAATTGAGAACAGTTCCAATACGCATTCGAATCAGATTCTGCCatgatcgaaacgtcaggtaCACTTACTTGTTTACGTAATCTGGTTTTCTAAGGGTTTCGTTTATTCTACAGCTAGCGTCGAGACAGCGGTATTGTCAGTAGATGTTTGCGAGGGAAGAAACTTCTGTCTGGTGCAGCTGCAAGATCCGACATTTTTCATGTGTCGGGAAACAAATACAGGACCTCATACGTTACTGGGCTGGACAAGGAACACATCAAACGGTACACGATTAGTTAATACTTCTAAGTCCTTTGATGGAAACATGTACGAGGCATTCGTATCAACGAATGTAAATCTTAACTCGACAGACCGACTATATGTTTACATCTGTAACTCTATGATAGATATTCCAGCTAAGCCATTAAGACAAATAGTTGTAATGGTCGAAGATGAGAGTAAGGACTACATCACTACTCTGTTGAAACCGACATATTATAGGGTATATGATGACGTCAGGTTAGTCTGCACCAATGAGAATCCTTTGTTCATATTATGGAAAAGAAACCACGAAACTATTGGATACTATCACGAAGGCAAATCGGATGTGTTGAAACCTGGCTACGAGCTTGATAAGAACGGATCGTTGCTCATTAACAAATTCTCATATACACATGAAGGTGAATATGTTTGTATCTACAACAATGGTAAAGTCGAGGAAGAACAGCAACATAATATCAAGACCGTTGGTGAGTGCCTTTATTCTTTCAAAGTatctttatttgtttgtataatatacCCTACTTGCGTTCTACAGACTATAAGCAATAccttttgtttcatgtttctttCTCATATTGATTTCCGAATATGATCCTGGTTTTAACTTCCTTTCAGGGGGCTCTTATCGGACGGCCCCAATATGAGGTACAACGTCACAACTAATCGTTAATTGGTCTGCAACATGATATTAAGGTCTCAAAGTCACTGATAAATACCATTCATTAAAAATCCTTGCTTCATTTTAACTAATTACAGTGTCATAGTATTGCTAAAGCTAACTATATCATGACTAACAACCTCAAGATATAGAGGTATATTGTCTTTCTAATGAACAAAACTTTATCTTCATCATGCTAATCAATCGGTAGGTAGAACGTTTGGAATATATATTGCAATCTTCGTCGTATCCGTAGTAATAATCAAAAAATAACAATCTGAAAATGGAAAACAAGTTAAAAACTATACCGTTCATAATTTTCTCTTCTTATATCTTTATTCATTAGTTACACCAATCAATCCTACACCTTCTATCGTTGGGTGCTCAGAGCCATTGGATTGCACATTTAATGTTACAAGCAGTGGATATCTGACATGTGTAATAGAGGGCGTTCTTCCAATCGTGCATCCGAAATGGATCCACGatgaatatatttcttccaGAATTACTTTCAGTCAACCACAGCTAATAGTGAGAAATATTGGGTCTTTGTTTAACATATACTTGACTACTTACTACGAAATAACGACTGACCAGGGTTATGAAAGTGAGACAGACGAAGGCTGGCAGGCTTATGACGTCACAGCGTCCTGCTCTGTGAACTACGAGGTTATTGGACAACACAAGACAGACGTTACGCTGCATCTCCAGAAACGTACTTCAGGTGACTATATACAATGTATAAGCGTAAGAAGGTAGTTTGATCAGGGGCTGTCAATTGAAATTAGACCACCCCATTGGAGCTTGTTGAAACAATTCTTTTTCTGGGTAGTGATCTTCAAGTAACAATATATGGAAGTGAGAAGACTTATTTTTCAGTAGTTGGTTTTAAGTGTGGGGCTAaggtggggaagggggatatttaaatgacatttaaaGGAGAAGCCAATTACCCAACCCATGCAGACTGATGTGATAAATATGCTTGTGATGAATAACCCACACCACATCAATAAATCGTCCGTTTTAAATTATCGCACTGTAAACATATCGAGCTTCATAATATGACATAAAGATAAACCAGAACTATAACGTAAAAAAACCCTCGTGGCACCCCCTTTTGGTTCCGAAATGACCGAATTTAATTATTTCAGAAAATCTAATACGATGTCTTAAGATTCGGACAGTTACATATGGAGAGCAAAATGGTATATTACCACAACCGTGACGTTAGAATTTTCTTTGCATCCAGAATATAGTTACTGGCGACTCAAGGAAGTTGAAACTCACAAATTATGCGTTAGGATGTAAGTTTATGTGGATTAGCATTATTCTCAGCTTAGGTTTAATTATCAGATATTAAGCTTGTATAAATCGTGTTCGTCATACATAATATCTATCTTTCCGATTTGTTTCTTGCAGCTGTAACAGAGGATAGGATAAGAGAGAGGTTTGGAGGTAAGTTTAAACATGAtgataattatattttcatatattcacatcaaaaatgaaaatttgtgtGATATTTATAAGTACAGGTTTACCTTACTACGATTCTTGTTACAGTTTGACTCGAGTGTTTCCTTTCCTGGTAATGTGATATTGATGAGTATATCTAGAAACTGATTTTCGTGGGTCGTTGGGTATGCCTTTATTTCTGGTAAGTATAATTAGCAGACAACATTGATGCTATACTAGTGTTAACATGCATTTCTCGTTTTTATTCCAGCAAATAATAAATGGCTGTGCGTCATCCCAGTCACTATATTGTCTgtcattatgattattgtttttGGCTTTTCAAAATGGCAAAGCAGGAGAGGAGACCTATGTCAACAAGAAATCATCTGATGCCGAGAATACTTATAAGAACAACGGTGGAGACAACCCAGCCTTGACAATTTGAAAG
Protein-coding regions in this window:
- the LOC139981503 gene encoding uncharacterized protein; amino-acid sequence: MMQVWKHLWIIVTMCILHGTKSVLTDCTSHQNARIGSSWKIDCRLQDWSEVRYYHDNPVEGNLLIMSNQDISRAAKKHWRAACGPRAVGCLPLAYRNDVPKCPRTYRRRKLSAATAYNEHRFGVGRDIGTLDIDEDGAMVINNVTIDHISLYTLIYTDRDGHDYQHEFIIIDCPDITVYAHHGSDALINCYSPQSQRVYWYDSASRNARPIASLEGGRKAESGVSAGKYDITNTCGLLIRNTTFSDEKTYRVIVIVSNIHTLTTDQEVVIYASVETAVLSVDVCEGRNFCLVQLQDPTFFMCRETNTGPHTLLGWTRNTSNGTRLVNTSKSFDGNMYEAFVSTNVNLNSTDRLYVYICNSMIDIPAKPLRQIVVMVEDESKDYITTLLKPTYYRVYDDVRLVCTNENPLFILWKRNHETIGYYHEGKSDVLKPGYELDKNGSLLINKFSYTHEGEYVCIYNNGKVEEEQQHNIKTVVTPINPTPSIVGCSEPLDCTFNVTSSGYLTCVIEGVLPIVHPKWIHDEYISSRITFSQPQLIVRNIGSLFNIYLTTYYEITTDQGYESETDEGWQAYDVTASCSVNYEVIGQHKTDVTLHLQKRTSAVTEDRIRERFGANNKWLCVIPVTILSVIMIIVFGFSKWQSRRGDLCQQEII